The following nucleotide sequence is from Psychroflexus torquis ATCC 700755.
TGGATACTTAAATTGTTAGAGCAAAATGTGCGTCTCAAACTATAATTACACGAATCAACTTTTCACTGTGAACATTTCATTTTTTTCTTTCTTCTTATTTTGAATTCTTTACTCCCGCCTACCCTCTCACGATTCACCACTCACCTCTCACTACTCACCTCTCACAGCTCAATCCTCACCACTCAATCAGTCACTTCGAGTGAAATTCAAATTACACCAGTAAATTTGAATTTAGTATCGAGAAGTCAAATCTGCATGGTTGGATAATTCGATGGTTAGAGCAATATGTGACTCTCAAACTACGAATACACGACTCAACTTTCCACTGTGAACATTTCATTTCTTTTTTCTTTTCTCTTATATTGAATTCTTCACCCCCCGCCTACCGTCTCACCACTCACCTCTCACTCAGTCACTTCGAGTGAAATTCAAATTACGCCAGTAAATTTGAATTTCGCATCGAGAAGTCAAATCTGCATGGTTGGATAATTCGATGGTTAGAGCAATATGTGACTCTCAAACTACGAATACACGACTCAACTTTCCACTGTGAACATCTTTTTTCTTTTTTCTTTTCTCTTATATTGAATTCTTCACCCCCCGCCTACCATCTCACCACTCATTACTCACCTCTCACTCCTCACCTCTCATTCCTTATTCAACAAGTCTAATAACAACGAAGCCGTCCAAGAAAAGTTAATTCCTCCGTATCCTCCCTTACTTACTTCTTTTCTCGCATCAAAATACTCATAAAAACCATTTTCCTCTATAAGTTCGACCGTATCATCCTTTACTCTTTTAGAAATATCTTCAAACCCGTATTGTACTAATCCATTATAAAGAATCCAGTTTAAGTTGATCCAAACTGGGCCTCTCCAATACTTTTTTGGTTTATATAGTTCGCTTTCTGGATCGAAAGATGCACATAAATATTGATTTTCGTTGCCAAACCTACTCATCAAGGTCTGCACCAGTTTCTCTGCTCTTTCTTTACCGGGAATATTGGCAAATAATGGTGTAAAAGAAGAAGAAGAAATATGTTTTATTTTTCTTTCATTTCTTAGGTCGTAGTGAATATATGCTCCTAATTCTTCATCGAATAACTTATTATTAAACGACTTAATGGCTTTTTCTTGCCATGTTTCAAGTTGTTTAATTTTATTTTGGCTGCCTCCGATTAACGTGTATAATTCGATTAAGCTTTCGTTGGACTTTATTAGCATTGAATTAAATAAAGGGTCCTGAACCAAAAATGGAGATAATTCGGCTATTTTTTCATCGCTATAATTATGCTCTTTTGCAATTTCTAAGATATG
It contains:
- a CDS encoding MGH1-like glycoside hydrolase domain-containing protein codes for the protein MNELKNKAIEILNANWRDGFSIPCEKLYPFQWNWDSGFIAIGFAHFDMPKAEEEISTLLDAQWGNGFIPHIVFHTETDTYFPGPDYFCSELHPDASKKYKTSGITQPPVLGFVLAEILRISTDKKATLKFIEGVIDKVYDNHTYFYTKRDPQNEGLVYIYHNWESGTDNSPMWDDIIHNMDSPDYEFERRDTTHVDASQRPSKREYDHYLHILEIAKEHNYSDEKIAELSPFLVQDPLFNSMLIKSNESLIELYTLIGGSQNKIKQLETWQEKAIKSFNNKLFDEELGAYIHYDLRNERKIKHISSSSFTPLFANIPGKERAEKLVQTLMSRFGNENQYLCASFDPESELYKPKKYWRGPVWINLNWILYNGLVQYGFEDISKRVKDDTVELIEENGFYEYFDARKEVSKGGYGGINFSWTASLLLDLLNKE